A single Paenibacillus sp. FSL R5-0517 DNA region contains:
- a CDS encoding LacI family DNA-binding transcriptional regulator, producing the protein MNKTISDIAQMAGVAKSTISRYLNGGSVSEDTRQKIERIIKQYNYVPNTFAQSLKAKKTSIIGTVVPRLDSFATSQTLIGIDEELRSNQYQMLIANTSQDMQREIDAIYDFARQKVSGIILLAAEVTEAHLKAVEDIRIPVLLVGQQHEQLHSLVHNDDQAGYEMGRYVVEQGHRKIVYMGVSEKDRAVGIYRKQGFQRAIAECGGCEVKYYETSFKMSEAIVTAEAILKEITPTIIVGATDNIALGVMKIAFSNKIRIPQDLSVTGFGGYEITEMIHPMLTTVKYDYLRAGKVAANHIIRLVKGESVEARTTLDVELIPRESVDKL; encoded by the coding sequence ATGAATAAAACGATTTCTGATATCGCTCAGATGGCAGGTGTGGCAAAAAGCACGATCTCTCGCTACCTGAATGGCGGATCGGTTAGTGAGGATACACGCCAGAAGATTGAGCGTATTATCAAACAATACAATTATGTTCCTAACACATTTGCACAGAGTCTGAAGGCGAAGAAGACCAGTATCATTGGTACGGTTGTGCCACGTCTCGATTCTTTTGCGACCTCCCAGACACTGATCGGAATTGATGAAGAGCTGCGAAGTAATCAATATCAGATGTTGATCGCAAATACGAGTCAGGACATGCAGCGTGAGATTGATGCCATTTATGATTTTGCACGACAGAAGGTGTCGGGTATTATTCTCTTGGCTGCTGAAGTGACCGAAGCACATCTGAAGGCTGTTGAGGATATACGGATTCCGGTGTTATTGGTGGGGCAGCAACATGAGCAACTGCACAGTCTGGTTCATAATGATGACCAGGCAGGTTATGAGATGGGCAGATATGTCGTCGAACAGGGTCACCGCAAGATCGTCTATATGGGGGTTAGCGAGAAGGATCGGGCGGTAGGGATCTATCGTAAACAAGGGTTCCAGCGAGCAATCGCCGAGTGTGGTGGATGTGAAGTGAAGTATTATGAGACGAGCTTCAAGATGTCTGAAGCCATCGTGACCGCTGAAGCCATCCTGAAAGAAATCACACCAACAATCATTGTAGGGGCCACGGATAATATCGCACTGGGTGTGATGAAGATCGCGTTCTCCAATAAAATTCGCATACCGCAAGATTTGTCTGTTACCGGATTTGGCGGATATGAGATTACGGAGATGATCCATCCCATGCTGACGACTGTGAAATATGATTATTTGCGGGCAGGGAAAGTAGCGGCGAATCACATTATTCGTCTGGTCAAAGGCGAGTCGGTGGAGGCACGAACAACACTGGACGTAGAATTGATTCCTCGAGAAAGCGTTGACAAATTATAA
- a CDS encoding sucrose-specific PTS transporter subunit IIBC has translation MSENQRIAQEVIHAIGGKENIASFAHCATRLRIMVKDKEKIDQKTVENIEKVKGAFFNSGQYQIIFGTGTVNRIFEEVEKLGIEGSSKDDVKSQGKKEGNAFQRAIRTFGDVFVPIIPVLVATGLFMGLRGLLTQNEILALFGATPDDISSNFLLFTQILTDTAFAFLPALVAWSAFRVFGGSPVLGIVLGLMLVNPALPNAYAVADGSAQPLHMFGFIPVVGYQGSVLPAFFVGLIGAKFEKVLRRRVPEALDLILTPFITLTVMIILGLFAIGPVFHSLEEWVLHGTTAVLDLPFGIAGIIIGFFHQIIVVTGVHHIFNFLEIQLLEKTGFNPFNAIITCAMAAQGAACLAVGLKTKNMKLKALALPSSLSAFLGITEPAIFGVNLRYMKPFIMGLVGGGVGGFIASLFHLQGTGMAVTVIPGTLLYLNSQLPLYILSNVVAMAIAFALTWFFGYKDQPIAEEPVSHDNSGVTSVDVHAADSNPRTNSVTDAVISNRPKVELLEIASPMNGTVVDLEQVPDPAFSEKHMGEGIAIEPSEGKVYAPFDGVIAHVMNKSKHAVILEHETGVQMLVHIGINTVGLKGNGFTAHVNSGDRVTAGQLLIEFDMDVIQAAGLPLITPVLIPSGNEAIATVTGTSTGPVQANGDAILVVRFIEPQ, from the coding sequence ATGTCGGAGAATCAACGGATTGCCCAGGAAGTCATTCATGCCATCGGGGGCAAAGAGAATATCGCATCATTTGCACACTGTGCAACACGTCTTCGCATCATGGTGAAGGATAAAGAGAAGATTGATCAGAAAACGGTCGAGAACATCGAAAAGGTGAAAGGGGCTTTTTTCAACTCGGGTCAATATCAGATTATCTTTGGTACGGGAACGGTGAATCGAATCTTTGAAGAGGTTGAGAAGCTGGGAATCGAAGGATCGTCCAAGGATGATGTGAAGAGTCAGGGAAAAAAGGAAGGAAACGCTTTTCAACGGGCAATCCGCACTTTTGGTGACGTATTTGTACCCATCATCCCCGTACTGGTAGCTACAGGGTTGTTCATGGGCTTGCGCGGATTACTTACCCAGAATGAAATTTTGGCTTTGTTTGGTGCAACACCAGATGATATCTCTTCCAATTTCCTGTTGTTTACTCAAATTCTGACGGATACGGCATTTGCATTTCTGCCTGCACTTGTAGCGTGGTCTGCATTCCGCGTATTCGGCGGAAGTCCGGTACTTGGTATCGTACTGGGGCTAATGCTGGTTAATCCGGCATTACCCAATGCTTACGCGGTGGCGGATGGATCAGCCCAGCCTCTGCATATGTTCGGTTTTATCCCTGTCGTGGGTTATCAGGGGTCGGTCCTGCCTGCGTTCTTCGTAGGTTTGATTGGAGCCAAGTTCGAGAAGGTACTAAGAAGACGGGTGCCTGAGGCACTGGACTTGATTCTGACTCCTTTTATAACGTTAACGGTTATGATTATACTTGGACTGTTCGCGATTGGTCCCGTGTTCCATTCCCTGGAAGAGTGGGTACTGCATGGAACAACAGCCGTATTGGATCTTCCGTTTGGCATCGCAGGTATTATCATTGGATTCTTCCATCAGATTATTGTTGTTACCGGTGTGCATCACATCTTTAACTTCCTGGAGATTCAGCTATTGGAGAAAACAGGATTCAATCCGTTCAACGCGATTATCACCTGTGCCATGGCTGCACAAGGAGCCGCTTGTCTTGCGGTTGGTCTGAAAACCAAAAATATGAAACTCAAAGCACTCGCATTACCTTCGTCATTGTCTGCTTTTCTAGGCATTACCGAGCCTGCCATCTTCGGTGTTAACCTGCGTTATATGAAACCATTTATTATGGGGCTGGTTGGTGGTGGTGTGGGGGGTTTCATCGCTTCCCTGTTCCATCTGCAAGGTACAGGCATGGCAGTAACGGTTATCCCTGGAACATTGCTCTATCTCAACAGCCAACTGCCGTTGTACATCTTGTCCAACGTGGTTGCCATGGCCATTGCTTTTGCACTTACCTGGTTCTTCGGATATAAGGATCAACCGATTGCAGAGGAACCGGTAAGCCATGACAACAGTGGAGTAACATCAGTTGACGTTCATGCAGCGGATTCTAATCCGCGCACCAATTCAGTTACCGATGCTGTTATAAGCAATCGTCCTAAGGTAGAATTGCTCGAAATCGCTTCGCCGATGAATGGTACTGTCGTTGATTTGGAGCAGGTACCTGATCCGGCTTTCTCGGAAAAACATATGGGTGAGGGCATTGCCATTGAACCATCAGAAGGTAAAGTGTATGCTCCGTTTGATGGTGTCATTGCACATGTCATGAACAAAAGTAAACATGCGGTGATTCTGGAACATGAGACAGGTGTACAGATGCTGGTTCATATCGGAATTAATACGGTTGGACTCAAAGGAAATGGTTTTACCGCCCATGTGAATAGCGGAGATCGTGTAACTGCAGGGCAATTATTGATCGAATTCGACATGGATGTCATTCAGGCTGCGGGTCTGCCGTTGATAACACCTGTGCTGATTCCAAGCGGGAATGAAGCGATAGCAACGGTTACAGGAACCTCAACCGGTCCTGTGCAAGCCAATGGGGATGCAATACTTGTGGTGAGATTCATTGAACCTCAATAA
- a CDS encoding sucrose-6-phosphate hydrolase produces MKMTREQRYRRIEQAEPEEIAKLEAQISECPWRQSYHIQPITGLLNDPNGFAYYQGYYHLFYQWFPLGTEHGMKYWYHTRSKNLVNWENVGIGIEPDSWYDSHGAYSGSAIEKDGKLHLLYTGNTRNEAWVRHPYQCLAVMDESGSVTKRNDPVISSVPAGYTEHFRDPKVWQQGGTYYCVIGAQRTNETGCTVLYRSIDLNNWEFLGEIRTQFTSFGYMWECPDYMEMDGKGVLVFSPQGLDAAGDHYQNVFQSGYLIGEPLNLQTREFNHGEFQELDRGFDFYAPQTMQGPDGRRILVGWMGLPDLAYPTDDNGWAHCLTIPRQLTLRDGKLIQQPVVEMNQLRQQEEGTHIRVTIDHESRSFTGLNGISYELICEISQADAEMVGIEFRASGTEKTVLLYDRIQQKVILDRTMSGAELAEQNGAVRRCALTADVIKFHLFVDASSVEIFVNDGEEVFTSRIFPSRDSVDIRFFAHGGKADFEATQWIY; encoded by the coding sequence ATGAAAATGACTAGAGAGCAGCGCTATAGACGGATTGAACAAGCTGAGCCTGAAGAGATTGCGAAGCTTGAAGCACAGATATCCGAGTGTCCATGGAGACAGAGTTACCACATCCAGCCCATAACGGGTCTGCTTAATGACCCTAACGGCTTTGCATATTATCAAGGCTATTATCATCTCTTCTATCAGTGGTTTCCACTTGGAACAGAACACGGCATGAAATACTGGTATCATACCCGCTCGAAGAATCTGGTGAACTGGGAAAATGTCGGGATTGGAATCGAACCGGATAGCTGGTATGACTCACACGGAGCTTATTCCGGAAGTGCGATTGAAAAAGATGGCAAGCTGCACTTGCTGTACACGGGCAATACGAGGAATGAGGCTTGGGTCAGACATCCATATCAATGCTTGGCTGTCATGGATGAAAGCGGTTCAGTAACCAAACGGAATGATCCCGTAATCTCGTCTGTTCCAGCCGGATACACGGAACACTTCAGAGATCCCAAGGTGTGGCAACAAGGAGGTACATATTATTGTGTCATTGGTGCGCAGAGAACAAACGAGACGGGATGTACGGTACTGTATCGCTCAATTGATCTGAACAACTGGGAGTTTCTTGGTGAAATTCGCACGCAATTCACTTCCTTTGGTTACATGTGGGAGTGCCCGGATTATATGGAGATGGACGGGAAAGGCGTGCTTGTCTTTTCACCACAAGGCTTAGATGCTGCAGGAGATCATTATCAGAATGTTTTTCAGTCCGGTTATCTGATCGGTGAGCCGCTCAATCTTCAGACGAGAGAGTTCAATCATGGTGAGTTTCAGGAGTTGGATCGTGGATTCGACTTCTATGCTCCACAAACCATGCAGGGCCCGGATGGAAGACGTATTCTGGTTGGTTGGATGGGGCTTCCTGATCTGGCATATCCGACAGATGATAACGGTTGGGCTCATTGCCTGACCATTCCTCGGCAGTTGACACTGCGAGACGGGAAGTTAATTCAACAACCAGTAGTTGAGATGAACCAATTGCGTCAACAGGAGGAAGGCACGCATATTCGCGTAACGATTGACCATGAGAGTCGATCTTTCACTGGTTTGAATGGAATTTCCTATGAGCTGATATGTGAGATAAGCCAAGCAGATGCAGAGATGGTCGGCATCGAATTCCGTGCAAGTGGAACGGAGAAAACGGTTCTTCTGTATGATCGGATTCAGCAGAAAGTTATTCTGGATCGGACGATGTCTGGTGCCGAGCTGGCAGAGCAAAATGGCGCTGTACGGCGGTGCGCGCTTACTGCGGACGTAATTAAATTCCATCTGTTCGTAGACGCATCTTCAGTTGAGATCTTTGTGAACGACGGGGAAGAGGTCTTTACTAGCCGCATTTTCCCAAGTCGGGACAGCGTGGATATTCGTTTCTTTGCACACGGAGGCAAAGCTGATTTCGAAGCAACACAATGGATTTATTAA
- a CDS encoding cellulase family glycosylhydrolase codes for MMKKNRKSVLSLTLVTAMILSLFSSAVASAATDNSEQASTSTAPSKMQAYVNAMEPGWNLGNSLDAVGEDETAWGNPRITKELIQSIAAEGYNSIRIPVTWEAHIGDAPDYTIDSAYMNRVQEVVNWALDADLYVMINLHHDSWRWISYMEKDHDNVLARYNAAWTQIADKFKDASDKLMFESVNEPRFSEGGTTDAAIGYRMLDELNTSFHKIVRTSGGNNDTRPLVLPTMHTSSAQPDLDELNKTIQKLSDPNIIATVHYYGFWPFSVNIAGYTKYNEEVQKDITDTFDRVYNAFTAKGIPVIVGEYGLLGFDQHTGVIEQGEKLKFFEFVGQYLRQKQMTTMLWDNGQHFGRTSFTWSDQELFDTMKASWTGRSSTAETDLVYLKQNETIQDKKVKLNLNGNKFNSLKNGTTPLVRGKDYTIKKDVLTLKSNLLTKLTASGDLGVNATLTAGFNQGADWNFNIIKYDTPTLNDATGTTSAFAIPTTFNGNQLATMEATYANGENAGPQNWTSFKEFSYTFSPDYDRQVIELKPNFFNETNDGEVTLKFHFWNGDVLTYKITKNGTSVVGVTS; via the coding sequence TTGATGAAAAAAAATCGTAAATCGGTCCTCTCTCTTACACTTGTAACTGCCATGATTCTGTCTCTGTTCTCTTCGGCTGTCGCTTCCGCTGCAACAGACAACAGTGAACAGGCCAGTACCTCAACCGCGCCAAGCAAAATGCAGGCATACGTGAACGCCATGGAGCCTGGCTGGAATCTGGGTAACTCTCTGGATGCCGTTGGTGAGGATGAGACAGCCTGGGGCAATCCGCGCATTACGAAGGAACTAATTCAATCGATCGCAGCTGAGGGCTACAACAGTATCCGTATTCCTGTGACCTGGGAAGCTCACATCGGTGACGCACCCGACTATACAATTGATTCCGCTTACATGAATCGGGTTCAAGAAGTAGTGAACTGGGCCCTCGATGCCGATCTCTACGTCATGATCAATCTTCACCATGACTCCTGGCGCTGGATCAGTTACATGGAGAAAGACCATGACAACGTACTTGCCCGTTACAATGCTGCTTGGACTCAGATCGCTGACAAGTTCAAAGATGCATCCGACAAACTCATGTTCGAAAGTGTTAACGAACCCCGCTTCTCCGAAGGAGGTACAACAGATGCGGCTATTGGATATCGCATGCTGGACGAGTTGAATACTTCTTTTCATAAAATTGTAAGAACTTCGGGAGGAAACAACGATACACGTCCACTTGTGCTTCCAACGATGCATACTTCTTCCGCTCAACCTGATCTGGATGAACTGAATAAGACCATTCAAAAATTGAGTGACCCCAACATTATTGCAACCGTTCACTATTACGGGTTCTGGCCATTCAGTGTGAATATTGCAGGTTACACCAAGTATAACGAGGAAGTCCAGAAAGACATTACCGATACCTTCGATCGGGTATACAATGCTTTTACAGCCAAAGGCATTCCGGTTATCGTCGGTGAGTATGGCTTGCTTGGTTTTGACCAGCATACAGGTGTCATTGAACAAGGCGAAAAGCTGAAATTCTTCGAATTTGTTGGGCAATATCTGCGTCAAAAACAGATGACAACGATGTTGTGGGATAACGGACAACACTTCGGACGCACAAGCTTTACTTGGTCTGATCAGGAACTATTTGATACGATGAAAGCAAGCTGGACAGGTCGCTCATCCACGGCTGAAACGGACCTCGTGTACCTTAAACAAAATGAAACCATTCAAGATAAAAAAGTAAAACTCAATCTGAACGGTAACAAATTCAATTCGTTGAAAAATGGTACTACTCCTCTTGTCAGAGGTAAAGACTATACGATCAAAAAAGATGTGCTTACGTTAAAATCCAATCTGTTAACCAAATTGACAGCCTCTGGTGATTTAGGCGTAAATGCCACACTCACAGCAGGATTCAACCAAGGTGCGGACTGGAACTTTAATATCATTAAATATGACACACCTACTTTAAATGATGCAACGGGTACGACCAGTGCATTTGCCATTCCAACTACGTTTAACGGCAACCAACTGGCAACGATGGAAGCGACATATGCCAACGGGGAGAACGCCGGTCCACAGAACTGGACTTCGTTCAAAGAGTTCTCTTACACGTTTAGCCCAGATTACGATCGTCAGGTGATCGAGCTAAAACCTAACTTCTTTAATGAAACCAATGATGGCGAAGTCACCCTCAAGTTCCACTTCTGGAACGGCGATGTGCTGACGTATAAAATCACAAAAAATGGAACCAGTGTTGTTGGCGTAACTTCATAA
- a CDS encoding amidohydrolase family protein has protein sequence MKLDAHQHFWEYNIAEYGWIGEEMKAIRQSFLPHDLEPILTQSGMDGCIAVQARQSLTETEWLLQLADQYEFIKGVVGWVDLCSDDVRNQLELLASNPVLKGVRHVIQDEPDLQYVLREDFQRGISLLKEYDLAYDLLVSKEQLPYAVDLVKAFPEQRFVLDHLAKPDIKSGILSPWREALESLAAQPNTYCKLSGIVTEADWASWTPSDFTSYLNIAIEAFGAERLMFGSDWPVSNLAASYSEVYGLIKTHTQSLSESEQQMILGGTCAAFYQIS, from the coding sequence ATGAAGCTGGATGCACATCAACATTTCTGGGAATACAATATTGCCGAGTATGGATGGATTGGGGAAGAGATGAAAGCCATTCGTCAGTCTTTTCTCCCACATGATTTGGAACCTATATTAACACAATCGGGGATGGACGGATGCATTGCAGTGCAAGCGAGACAATCACTGACAGAAACTGAGTGGCTTCTGCAACTGGCAGACCAATACGAGTTTATCAAAGGTGTGGTCGGATGGGTGGATCTTTGTTCGGATGATGTTCGAAATCAGCTTGAACTGCTCGCGTCCAATCCGGTTCTGAAGGGTGTGCGTCATGTCATACAGGATGAGCCTGATCTTCAGTATGTTTTGAGAGAAGATTTCCAGCGTGGGATTTCATTGCTTAAAGAGTATGATTTGGCCTATGATCTGTTGGTATCCAAGGAGCAACTGCCTTATGCCGTTGACCTGGTTAAGGCGTTTCCTGAACAGCGATTTGTACTTGATCATCTAGCCAAACCCGACATAAAATCAGGTATACTCTCACCATGGCGAGAAGCACTGGAGTCGTTGGCTGCCCAACCAAACACATATTGTAAACTTTCAGGAATAGTGACTGAAGCAGATTGGGCAAGTTGGACTCCGAGTGACTTTACATCCTATCTGAATATCGCCATAGAAGCCTTTGGTGCGGAACGGTTAATGTTTGGGTCCGATTGGCCAGTGAGTAACCTTGCGGCTTCGTATTCTGAAGTATACGGTCTCATTAAGACCCACACTCAATCCCTATCAGAGTCTGAGCAACAGATGATTCTTGGTGGGACATGTGCTGCCTTTTATCAAATATCATAA
- a CDS encoding 6-phospho-beta-glucosidase, with translation MTNFEFPKDFLWGGAIAANQAEGAYLEDGKGLSIVDLLPTGESRRSIMKGHVPAFTPLATEFYPSHEAIDFYHRYPEDIALFAEMGFKALRVSIAWARIFPTGEDAQPNEAGLQFYDNLFDELLKHGIEPVVTLAHFDVPVHLIEKYGSWRSRELVTLFEKYAKTVFTRYQDKVKYWMTFNEINMLLHLPFLGAGLAFNEGDNIKEIQYQAAHHQLVASALAVKACHEIIPGAMIGCMLAAGSFYPYTCNPEDVFQGMEKDRESYFFIDVQSRGEYPGYAKRFFKDHGLNIVMQPGDAEILKNHTVDYIGFSYYSSRTTSTDPEVVKNMTSGNVFGSVANPYLAKSEWGWTIDPKGFRITANQLHDRYQKPLFVVENGFGANDVVTPEGEVEDAYRIDYLKRHVAEMGEAIQDGVNIIGYTSWGPIDIVSASSGEMRKRYGYIYVDRDNEGQGELTRLKKKSFEWYKNVIASNGTNLGDK, from the coding sequence ATGACTAATTTTGAGTTTCCTAAAGATTTTCTATGGGGTGGAGCCATTGCTGCCAATCAGGCGGAGGGCGCGTATCTAGAAGATGGCAAAGGACTGAGCATCGTTGATTTGCTGCCAACAGGAGAGAGCCGCAGAAGCATTATGAAAGGTCATGTTCCAGCTTTTACGCCGCTCGCTACCGAATTCTATCCTTCACATGAAGCAATCGATTTTTATCACCGTTACCCTGAAGACATTGCTCTGTTTGCCGAAATGGGATTCAAGGCACTGCGTGTCTCCATTGCCTGGGCACGGATTTTCCCAACAGGAGAAGATGCACAGCCAAATGAAGCAGGATTGCAATTTTACGATAACCTGTTCGATGAATTGTTGAAGCATGGTATTGAACCTGTCGTTACATTAGCTCACTTCGATGTGCCTGTGCACCTGATCGAGAAGTATGGTAGCTGGAGAAGTCGTGAACTGGTAACCTTATTCGAGAAGTACGCTAAAACAGTATTCACACGGTACCAAGACAAGGTGAAATACTGGATGACATTTAATGAGATCAACATGCTGCTTCATCTTCCATTCCTTGGCGCGGGGCTGGCGTTCAATGAAGGCGATAATATCAAGGAAATTCAATATCAGGCTGCTCACCATCAACTGGTTGCAAGTGCACTGGCAGTCAAAGCATGTCATGAGATTATCCCTGGTGCCATGATTGGCTGTATGCTTGCGGCAGGAAGCTTCTATCCGTATACCTGTAATCCGGAAGATGTGTTCCAAGGTATGGAGAAAGATAGAGAATCCTATTTCTTCATTGATGTGCAATCACGTGGGGAATATCCGGGTTACGCCAAACGTTTTTTCAAGGATCACGGGTTGAACATTGTTATGCAGCCGGGTGATGCGGAAATCTTGAAGAATCATACCGTAGATTATATCGGATTCAGCTACTATTCAAGTCGTACTACGAGTACCGATCCTGAAGTGGTTAAAAATATGACCAGTGGCAATGTATTTGGCTCGGTAGCCAATCCATATCTGGCGAAGTCCGAATGGGGATGGACGATTGATCCAAAAGGATTCCGTATTACTGCCAATCAGCTTCATGACCGTTATCAGAAACCGCTGTTTGTCGTTGAAAATGGATTTGGTGCCAATGATGTGGTTACACCGGAAGGTGAAGTGGAGGATGCATACCGGATTGATTACTTGAAACGCCATGTAGCTGAAATGGGTGAGGCCATTCAGGATGGGGTCAACATCATCGGTTACACCAGCTGGGGACCTATTGATATTGTAAGTGCATCCTCAGGAGAGATGAGAAAACGTTATGGCTACATTTACGTGGACCGTGATAATGAAGGTCAAGGAGAGCTAACACGACTGAAGAAGAAGAGTTTTGAGTGGTACAAAAATGTGATTGCATCTAACGGAACAAACCTAGGTGACAAGTAG
- a CDS encoding ribonuclease J gives MNLAHNKLYIAALGGVNEIGKNMYLIQYNQDIIVIDCGSKFPDETLPGIDLIIPDVAYLLENLDKVRGLVVTHGHEDHIGGIPYLLKQMNIPVYASRLTRGLIELKLKEHGLLRKADLHTIDAHSSITLGGIEVSFFATSHSIPDCLGIFFKTPVGNVVHTGDFKFDMSPVHGPFPDLHRMAEIGKQGVHILLSESTNAERPGFTPSERVVGDHILDAFIRAKQKVFISTFASNVSRVQQIVNAAFETGRKLALLGRSMVNVVSVASELGYLQVPDGLLIEAIDSDQFPPEQVVVLCTGSQGEAMAALSRLASGKHPHVRINAGDTVIIAAGAIPGNERNLAHVIDNLYVLGARVMYGSSGAAGMHVSGHGSQEELKLMLTLMKPDYLIPIHGEFRMLYQHRLLAESVGIERDHVFIVNNGDMVQYKDGTASLGPKIASGNSLVDGLIMGDVGNIVLRDRRQLSSDGMLVIVTTLSKTEKQMVTSPEIISRGFIFVKDSEEFMHEIHELVLNRMGELTASGVNQWNVIKRKLKDEIGHYIYAQTKRRPMILPIIIEV, from the coding sequence TTGAATCTAGCCCACAACAAACTGTATATCGCTGCACTTGGCGGCGTGAATGAAATAGGAAAGAATATGTATTTGATCCAGTACAATCAGGACATCATCGTGATTGACTGTGGTTCGAAGTTTCCCGATGAGACATTGCCTGGGATTGATCTGATCATTCCGGATGTTGCGTATCTGCTGGAGAATCTGGATAAAGTAAGGGGTCTTGTGGTTACCCACGGACATGAAGATCACATCGGTGGCATTCCCTATTTGTTAAAACAAATGAACATCCCCGTGTATGCATCCAGGCTCACTCGAGGGTTGATCGAGCTTAAACTGAAAGAGCATGGACTTCTGCGCAAGGCGGACCTGCATACGATCGATGCTCACTCCAGCATTACGCTGGGAGGAATCGAGGTTTCCTTTTTCGCAACCAGTCATAGTATACCGGATTGTCTTGGTATCTTCTTTAAGACCCCCGTGGGTAATGTCGTGCATACCGGAGATTTCAAATTTGATATGTCGCCTGTACATGGACCTTTCCCAGATCTGCACCGCATGGCCGAGATTGGCAAACAGGGTGTCCATATTTTGCTCTCCGAGAGTACCAATGCAGAAAGACCGGGTTTTACACCTTCCGAGCGTGTAGTGGGAGACCACATTCTGGATGCCTTTATCCGTGCAAAACAAAAAGTATTTATCTCTACTTTTGCGTCAAATGTCAGCAGAGTACAGCAGATTGTAAATGCAGCATTCGAGACGGGACGCAAACTGGCACTGTTGGGCAGAAGTATGGTGAATGTGGTATCGGTGGCGAGTGAATTGGGGTATCTGCAAGTTCCTGACGGATTGTTGATTGAAGCCATCGACTCGGATCAGTTTCCACCTGAACAGGTTGTTGTCTTATGTACAGGTAGCCAGGGAGAAGCGATGGCAGCATTATCACGTCTGGCATCCGGTAAGCATCCACATGTAAGAATTAACGCCGGGGACACGGTCATTATTGCGGCCGGAGCCATACCGGGCAATGAACGGAATCTTGCACATGTCATTGATAACCTGTATGTTCTCGGAGCACGTGTGATGTATGGTTCAAGTGGTGCAGCAGGAATGCATGTATCGGGACACGGCAGTCAGGAAGAGCTCAAATTGATGTTGACCCTGATGAAACCGGATTATCTGATTCCGATCCACGGTGAGTTCCGTATGTTGTATCAGCACAGGCTGCTTGCCGAGTCTGTAGGTATAGAGCGTGATCATGTGTTTATCGTGAATAATGGGGATATGGTCCAGTACAAAGACGGCACTGCTTCTCTGGGTCCCAAAATTGCATCAGGAAACAGTCTCGTAGACGGTCTGATCATGGGGGATGTCGGCAATATTGTCCTGCGTGATCGCAGGCAACTGTCATCCGATGGTATGTTGGTGATTGTAACTACCTTAAGCAAAACGGAAAAACAGATGGTCACGTCACCCGAGATTATCTCCAGAGGGTTCATATTCGTCAAGGACTCGGAAGAATTCATGCATGAAATTCATGAGCTGGTTCTAAACCGGATGGGTGAGCTGACCGCGTCTGGCGTGAATCAGTGGAATGTGATCAAAAGAAAGCTGAAAGACGAGATCGGTCACTATATTTACGCTCAAACCAAGAGAAGACCTATGATCTTGCCTATTATTATTGAAGTTTGA